The sequence below is a genomic window from Ipomoea triloba cultivar NCNSP0323 chromosome 10, ASM357664v1.
tagaaagatgtttgataaattagttgttagctgatatctaattatatattatatgtaaaaCAACTTtctaaaaaagttaattgaagcagcttttttaattttaacatttcaaaCCTAAACAAgctaaaattgaataataaacaATTTCACCTAACAATGTTATAATGCAATGTCCTCAATCATCCCTTTCTGGACATTAATAGACCATTTTGAGTGAATTAATATTAGagattcaaatttaaaaattattgcatAATTAGAGATTATTTTAGGTATTATCTCAATATGTAATTATGCATAACCAGATGTCCAGATATTAATCTGCAGCCTAACTggtatgaagaagaagatagcaggatatttatttgagttttttttttttttgaaaacaatatttatttgagttAGTATCATCTGACAACCTAAACCCAGATTTATTGAAGCAAGAAATCACATAAAGATTAAACTTTTTTATTTCTGGGAAATTGCAGATTAATTCACATTCTTTATACAAGATTAGAAAAATCAGAGAGCTGCAGCTGATGATTCAAAACCAGGCATATTTTACATGGCCGTATTTTACAcaacccagaaaaaaaaaaggagacgAAGACGAAGATGATGAACCTCCAGAGATTTTTCAGGTCCAAATCGTTGTCCAGATTCTCTCTCCTAAAAAGCTAACAATCCTTCTCACAGCGCCTTTCTCGCCGCCGTCTCCCTCCTCCTCTTCTCCGCCGCTACTGTCGTCGTCGCGACGGTGCTCGGCGGCGGTTAAACTAGCCTCCGCCTTAGTTTTCTCCTCGCCGCCGGCGGCGGTGGCGCAGCCTTTGCTGCCATTGTTGTTGGCCTTGTtgtttcttctcttctctctcttgtttttctccattttcttgctCTGAACCTGCAGACCGTCTTCATAAGCGTCGATGATTTCGTGGATGAGCTGCCGGTTCGGCGAGGAGTCCCACCTCACCCAGTAGCTCATGTAGCAGCTGAAGCAGTTGCAGTTGAAGCAGGGCGGGTGGCCGGCGCCGCCGCATGCGGCGGCGCCGGCGGCTTTTCTCCTCCCTCCGGAGTTAACAGAAGAGCAGGAGATGAGATAGGCTAAGACTTCTTTATCTTCTTGGCAGAGAGCGGCGGCGAGCGTCAAGATTGCGGCTGGTAAAAACGCGAGGTGGTCGGAGATTAGCGGCGGCGTTGGGTGAACTGTGCCTTTCCGGTAAAGCTTTTTCATGGCGGTGATGGAGGGTTTGGAGATTGAAGATGGAAGGGATGGGAGATGGGAGTGTTGTGTTGCGAAGAAAAAGAGGGAAGAGAGCATAGGAGttgatgatatatttttgtgggTTGGTAAATGTGAAGGCCAAAGAATTGGGGTTTATTCCTCTGCGGCGATGTGTATGCTGCAGACCATGGAAGTGAAACTTTGATTGGTCTTGTCAATGCTTCAAATTGGTTTATTAATTGTTGATGTTTGATGTTTTTGCCAAGAAATATATACTCAGATGACTTGcagtgactctctcatatgaAAAGTTATGAGATTCAATATCAATAAATGTGATATTAACTTATCAATAAATgtgatattgactttttgtgttctATGACTCACAATGTAAAATTTATTCtgtgtacattatttaatagtgtttttagatttttcttATCATAGAAGTAAAATTTATTGCAAAATACTAAAAATCAAATCTCACTCGTGACAAGATAGAATCAACTTCTCAAAATGAAGGGACTTATTGTGTGCAATGAACAAAAACATAgcttatattattcaattaagtaATCATAATTTACTTCTTCACAATTCCGTCGGAGTGTGCAGGCACCCGTGATGGacatttttgtcaattattaagtatttgattttcaGTCCCCTTACAAACTAAAGACAATAGATTGTTTGGTTAGAACTATTGAATTGAAGCGTGATCATGCCACGGAAGCTTTCAAATATAAGGTACAAACCTATGTAAATGCTTATTGGTCTCAAAAAATGTGTGCAGCTGTACGGCCACAGGGTGATGTGATGGACCCTTACGCACAATCTAAtgataatatttgttttacaGAATCACGTTCCCTGTCTCCCTTCCAAACTTCCATCTCTGAAAtcctaataaatttttttaaaaaaagatagAATTTAGGCTCAAATATTCCATCCCAAAACataaccatttatatatataggtggTTTCATCATCCTGaaagattttaataaaaaatataagattaattttataaaagttCAGAACTTGATTAGAATGAAGAATCACTGCAATGGTAAATGaacaaaaaagttaaattcTTCTTCTGGGAACAGTAAGAACCTACACAGCTTTTTAAGTTGGAAACACAAACGATGGCAAAGCCTATACTTTATTGAATACTTCCTGAATCAAGACAGCAAGTTGTTACAATCAATGAGCAGGAAGAACAATAAATGAGAACATGTCTGCAGTTAATTCAACATTTATGAGACCAGGAAAGGTCACAAAGAATTGAAATGCAAGCACCCATTATACTCGAGTGGGATGATCTTTAGGGTGCAAAATTCAATAATATCATGGTGGGGCATTTAGGAAGAGCTCTGCAGCCGAGTCTTGATCCAGGATTCCAAGTGGCGCAACTCTTCCTGGGTTATTGAATGGCCGAGTCCCGGGTAAGCCTGAAAGGTTTGTCGAGAAGATTGTATAAGTACTCACGTAGAAGTATATCATACCCGGTCATATTTGGGATTCTGATCCTcctatttgtatatatattttttttgagtactattgactgggttaaaatgtagtatctgttcatacatactttctcaacctattgaagctcAAAGAGTCAAGGAGATCGAACCTGTAACCTCTCACTTAAGAGAGctacagctatgccgcttgaccacaaggtctttggcaaagtATGTCATACATGATACAACTAGTGGAAGGGTTAGGGAAGGTACCTTGAACTCACAAGACATGCCCGCTCGTTCAAGGAAAGGTGGCCCGGCTTGTCCAGCTTCAAACAGTACTGTCGTGTCTGCCATACCGTGAGACCACAAAATAGGTGTCTGC
It includes:
- the LOC116033407 gene encoding uncharacterized protein LOC116033407: MKKLYRKGTVHPTPPLISDHLAFLPAAILTLAAALCQEDKEVLAYLISCSSVNSGGRRKAAGAAACGGAGHPPCFNCNCFSCYMSYWVRWDSSPNRQLIHEIIDAYEDGLQVQSKKMEKNKREKRRNNKANNNGSKGCATAAGGEEKTKAEASLTAAEHRRDDDSSGGEEEEGDGGEKGAVRRIVSFLGERIWTTIWT